Part of the Candidatus Marsarchaeota archaeon genome is shown below.
CATTCATTAGCTTCTCATTTTCAAGGTCAAGGCTGTTTAGCTCTGACCTGTAAGACTTGCTTGAAGCTGTCAAATCGTTACGCCTGGATATGTCTTCCATTAATTTCTTTTCCAAATTGTCGTAGCGCAACTTAAGCACAGTATAAGAAATGCGCTTAATCATGTTGCTTAACTCTATGTATCTTTCAGCGGCTTCTTTCTCCTTTTTCAATTCTTCAAGAAAACCTTTGCGCTCATTAAGGGCCACCTTTGCGCTAGTTATCTTTTCTTCGACTTTGGCAAGCTCCTTTAGCGAAGCGCTTTTCTTGTCGTCGAATTCCTTTATGCCTGAAGCTATGTCTATCAGTCCGCGCCTCTCTTTTGCAGTAAAATTAAGTATCTTTATTATTTCTCCCTGAGTTATGGTATTAGCTTCGCTTATCATGCAGTTCTGCGCAGAAAGGAAGTCCACCACCTCCTGCTTTTTCATGCGCGTGCCATTCAGCCTATAGCTTACCTTTCCATTCTCTTTTATTACCCTTGTCAATACGATATCGCTTTCGCCAGAGAAATGCACCTTCACGTACGCCTTTTTTGGCCCTGCCTTCGTTCCTTTGATGTTGCTAACAAGCTGTGCTGTCGATCCTGCCCTTATTCTCTTTAGCGAGTTTTCTCCAAGTGCAAAAAGCAGCGAGTCGCAGATGTTTGACTTTCCTGAGCCATTTGGGCCTACAATGCAGTTGAAACCGTTGTTGAATTTAAGCGTTACATCCTTGAACGACTTAAAATTATGCAATGTAAGCTTGTCAATGTACAACATCGGTCAACACCGTCGCCTATTTATTTTCTTGTTTAATGTTTTTAGAATTTGCCATGACATGCGACACATGCAATGAAATTAACGATTCCACGTGCTGCTTCAGCAATACGCCAAGGATTTTTTTGCCTTTTAGCACAGCAACCAGGCCTATGTTGTCGTCCTGCATCCTGCTCAAGGCGCTGAAAAGCGGAGCAGTCGACTCTATCGTAGGGACCTCGATGCTTGCAATGTCCCTTTCATTTCCCCTAATCTGTGCAATTGGGATAATTCCCTGCGGCAGCCTAGAAACCACATATACCTTGCCATTTTCCATGAACAATATTATGTGCTTGTGGCTTTTCAGCATGGTCTTGTAAACGTCAATCAATTTTGGCCTGTGATTCAGGAATACGAAATTCCTGCTCAAGGCTGCCGATGCCTTGATGCCCTTCGTATACTCCTTGATATATGCATTCTGCAATTCTGCCTTGGCTCCTCCGTACAGGAATACAGCTATAAAGACGTCCCATAAAACTATGAATTCCTTGTAAAGAAGCGAATAGCCGTTTTCCACTGCAACGAAAACAAGTGTGCCTATTATAAAAAGCGCTATTATGGCGTTACTTGCGTTTACTGTAATCTGCGTAGCCCTAAGGAAATCGTGTTTTTTCTGCAGGTAGCTTCTTAACACGCGGCCTCCGTCAAGAGGGAACCACGGCAGTATATTGAACACTGCAAGCAATATGTTTAGGAGAAAGAGAAGCTGTATAAGGCTTTTCACAATGCCTGCAGGCGTAAAGACAACCAAAGCCCCGAATGCAAAGCCCAGCAAAAAGCTTGACACCGGGCCAGCAAGCGATATCCTAAATTCAAGCTTTGATGGTATATTGTCAAGATCTATCATCGACCCGCCACCAAGCGGGTATAATATGATCTTTTTAACCTCTATATTGTTTCTCTTCGCAGTAACAGAATGTGCAAGCTCATGAAGGAATACGCAGGCAAAGAGAAGCACAAATATCAGGAATAGGTAAAAACTCAGTGCCAAGGCTATGAGCATCATTATTATAAATGTCCAATGAAGCTCTACGGGTATACCGTATACCTTGCCTATATATGGCGATGCACCTGCCATTCAAACACTACGCACTATTTATCTTGTTTAGATTATTTATTATGTTTTGTTTAATAATAATTTATAGGAGTGGGCTGCAAAGAATCCCACATAGGCGATATAAGGCGTTTAGTAGGGAGGCGATTGCCGAGAAGTTGCTAATACAGCTGCAGCATAACGATTACCGATCATTGCCGCTCTTGAAAGCAATATTTGTTTACTTGAGGATGCCACATAAAATGGACGGAATTGATAGATACATAAAATTCATATATAACGAGCCGGCGATGCTTGTAAGAGTAAGGGGCAAGGACTGGCTTGCTGTAGGAGACATACACATAGGCGCAGAGCGCAGGCTTTCGGAAAGGGGCATAAATGTATACGACGTCGGAAGCACCATGGCGGATAAAATCATTGCCTTGGCAAAGGAATTTGATGCACACGGGGTAATCTTGCTTGGAGACCTTAAGGACAGCATAATGTATCCTGAATCGTGGGAGCTTAAGCAGCTCAAGGCGTTTATGAGTGCTATATCAGCAATGAAGCTTATAGTGCTCAGAGGCAATCACGACGGCCATATTAGCGAGCTGCTGGACGTGAAGGTGCAGGACGAATTTTGCACGCCAGAGTATGCATTCCTGCACGGAAACAAATGGCCTTCTAGCGACGCAATGCAGCGCAGGATATTGATAACTGCGCATAATCACGCAGCGGTAAAAATCCAGGATTCCAATGGCGCAGTTTACCCTGAAAAGGCATGGATCGTTTCAAAAGCCAATATGCAGATAAGCAAGAAGCTTTACGAAAACCCCAAAGCAAAGGTGCTGATAGTGCTCCCGTCCTTCAACCCTCTGATATTCGGATTCCCTGCCGGGACTGAGCGCTCCG
Proteins encoded:
- a CDS encoding metallophosphoesterase — translated: MDGIDRYIKFIYNEPAMLVRVRGKDWLAVGDIHIGAERRLSERGINVYDVGSTMADKIIALAKEFDAHGVILLGDLKDSIMYPESWELKQLKAFMSAISAMKLIVLRGNHDGHISELLDVKVQDEFCTPEYAFLHGNKWPSSDAMQRRILITAHNHAAVKIQDSNGAVYPEKAWIVSKANMQISKKLYENPKAKVLIVLPSFNPLIFGFPAGTERSDKENINPLFRSGVFDYWNSDIYTIKGDYAGKTSSFKGANGRTV
- a CDS encoding AAA family ATPase; this encodes MLYIDKLTLHNFKSFKDVTLKFNNGFNCIVGPNGSGKSNICDSLLFALGENSLKRIRAGSTAQLVSNIKGTKAGPKKAYVKVHFSGESDIVLTRVIKENGKVSYRLNGTRMKKQEVVDFLSAQNCMISEANTITQGEIIKILNFTAKERRGLIDIASGIKEFDDKKSASLKELAKVEEKITSAKVALNERKGFLEELKKEKEAAERYIELSNMIKRISYTVLKLRYDNLEKKLMEDISRRNDLTASSKSYRSELNSLDLENEKLMN
- a CDS encoding M50 family metallopeptidase, with the translated sequence MAGASPYIGKVYGIPVELHWTFIIMMLIALALSFYLFLIFVLLFACVFLHELAHSVTAKRNNIEVKKIILYPLGGGSMIDLDNIPSKLEFRISLAGPVSSFLLGFAFGALVVFTPAGIVKSLIQLLFLLNILLAVFNILPWFPLDGGRVLRSYLQKKHDFLRATQITVNASNAIIALFIIGTLVFVAVENGYSLLYKEFIVLWDVFIAVFLYGGAKAELQNAYIKEYTKGIKASAALSRNFVFLNHRPKLIDVYKTMLKSHKHIILFMENGKVYVVSRLPQGIIPIAQIRGNERDIASIEVPTIESTAPLFSALSRMQDDNIGLVAVLKGKKILGVLLKQHVESLISLHVSHVMANSKNIKQENK